One segment of Anguilla anguilla isolate fAngAng1 chromosome 1, fAngAng1.pri, whole genome shotgun sequence DNA contains the following:
- the LOC118219982 gene encoding hemicentin-1-like yields the protein MLLFILLGTALSVTGAVCDDIVVEAGSLAVLPCTVGSPPQAAISVQWVKTNGRSQNTVWRIQQSGLEFRGIEAVRRSWCPHNDFRKGSFNLHIESVRPEDGGEYICIAMRGKEVQRHVLRVIQVSFTPAVPLEGSSAKVTCNVTPWPEEAIVSWKLNGRPLSPQQTQSTMNKMEQKITSMSPREMGNWTCAVRLEKKDGEATQYLSMQGISRPLEEITQVYGAVGSPIVLPCVYTEELTPQNTGWQWKPNGARSFQPVPPTLRPSAPSPRPQWDRSLRVESVAAGDGGTYRCFGEVGGRRLQRQLLLVTAQVRSAAPVKPNAPVTLTCELSDDTGVTGYEWVQVTYDSNGTQSATPKQWTKTLRIPKMTEEHSGEWVCRYSGKQGILGNVTYHFQVMSHLEGDKLEGSSSRGVMATGLCFLVLLLLLIALQVYRNHRRRKMALQYPALETIVHTASNARERKERDRARDKSAGPSNTN from the exons ATGCTGCTGTTCATCCTCCTAGGAACTGCATTGTCTGTGACTG GGGCTGTGTGCGATGACATTGTGGTGGAGGCCGGCTCGCTGGCAGTGCTGCCCTGCACGGTGGGGTCTCCGCCTCAGGCTGCCATCAGTGTGCAGTGGGTCAAGACCAATGGCAG GAGCCAGAACACAGTGTGGAGGATCCAGCAAAGCGGGCTGGAGTTTCGAGGGATTGAGGCGGTGCGGAGGTCCTGGTGCCCCCACAACGACTTCAGAAAGGGGAGCTTCAATCTGCACATTGAGAGTGTGAGGCCTGAGGACGGGGGGGAGTACATCTGCATCGCCATGCGCGGAAAGGAAGTCCAGAGGCACGTTCTCCGCGTGATTCAAG tGTCTTTCACTCCGGCTGTCCCACTGGAAGGCAGCAGTGCAAAAGTGACTTGCAATGTCACCCCCTGGCCTGAGGAGGCGATTGTGAGCTGGAAGCTTAATGGAAGACCACTCTCCCCGCAGCAAACACAGAGTACCATGAATAAGATGGAGCAGAAGATTACGAGCATGTCTCCACGGGAGATGGGAAATTGGACATGCGCCGTCAGGCTCGAGAAGAAGGACGGAGAAGCAACTCAGTACCTTTCTATGCAAG gcattTCCCGCCCCCTGGAGGAGATCACACAGGTGTATGGTGCAGTTGGCTCGCCCATTGTGCTCCCCTGTGTGTACACTGAAGAGCTGACTCCCCAGAACACTGGCTGGCAGTGGAAGCCGAATGGGGCCAGATCCTTTCAACCTGTCCCTCCGACCCTCCGGCCCTCGGCACCGTCCCCTCGCCCGCAGTGGGACCGTTCACTGCGGGTGGAGAGCGTGGCGGCGGGGGACGGCGGGACGTACCGGTgttttggggaggtggggggcaggaGGCTCCAGaggcagctgctgctggtgacGGCTCAAG TTCGAAGCGCAGCCCCGGTCAAACCCAACGCCCCCGTGACTCTGACCTGCGAGCTCAGTGATGACACAGGAGTGACAGGATATGAGTGGGTGCAGGTGACATACGATTCCAACGGCACACAAAGCGCGACCCCGAAGCAATGGACAAAGACCCTGAGGATTCCGAAAATGACTGAGGAGCACTCCGGTGAATGGGTGTGCCGTTACAGCGGGAAacaaggaattctgggaaacgTCACATACCATTTCCAGGTTATGA GTCATTTAGAGGGAGATAAACTGGAAGGATCTTCAAGCAGAGGTGTCATGGCAACTGGCCTTTGCTTTCTCgtcctgctgttgctgttaATTGCCCTCCAGGTGTACAGAAACCATCGCAGG
- the mrpl51 gene encoding 39S ribosomal protein L51, mitochondrial isoform X1, which yields MTFECMLKMSALGSFLRAGVSFCRSTLLESTRHISTGVCRRIRMHSIPPLKVTDRWTEKRSMYGVYDNIGILGDFKAHPRDLIVAPVWLKGFQGNELQRLIRKKRMVGDRMMTADRHNLEKRIKFLYRRFNRYGKHR from the exons ATGACATTTGAGTGTAT GTTGAAGATGTCAGCGCTGGGGAGTTTTTTGAGGGCCGGGGTGTCTTTTTGTCGTTCTACACTGCTTGAATCAACGAGGCATATCTCCACAG GTGTATGCAGAAGAATCAGAATGCATTCCATTCCACCGCTCAAAGTGACGGACAGGTGGACGGAGAAGCGCAGCATGTATGGTGTCTATGACAACATTGGAATTCTGG GTGACTTCAAAGCCCACCCACGAGACTTGATCGTGGCTCCGGTTTGGCTAAAGGGTTTCCAGGGTAACGAACTGCAGCGCCTCATACGGAAGAAGAGGATGGTGGGAGACAGGATGATGACGGCCGATCGGCACAACCTTGAGAAGAGGATCAAATTCCTTTACAGACGCTTCAACAGATACGGCAAACACAGATGA
- the mrpl51 gene encoding 39S ribosomal protein L51, mitochondrial isoform X2 — MSALGSFLRAGVSFCRSTLLESTRHISTGVCRRIRMHSIPPLKVTDRWTEKRSMYGVYDNIGILGDFKAHPRDLIVAPVWLKGFQGNELQRLIRKKRMVGDRMMTADRHNLEKRIKFLYRRFNRYGKHR; from the exons ATGTCAGCGCTGGGGAGTTTTTTGAGGGCCGGGGTGTCTTTTTGTCGTTCTACACTGCTTGAATCAACGAGGCATATCTCCACAG GTGTATGCAGAAGAATCAGAATGCATTCCATTCCACCGCTCAAAGTGACGGACAGGTGGACGGAGAAGCGCAGCATGTATGGTGTCTATGACAACATTGGAATTCTGG GTGACTTCAAAGCCCACCCACGAGACTTGATCGTGGCTCCGGTTTGGCTAAAGGGTTTCCAGGGTAACGAACTGCAGCGCCTCATACGGAAGAAGAGGATGGTGGGAGACAGGATGATGACGGCCGATCGGCACAACCTTGAGAAGAGGATCAAATTCCTTTACAGACGCTTCAACAGATACGGCAAACACAGATGA